From the Lolium rigidum isolate FL_2022 chromosome 2, APGP_CSIRO_Lrig_0.1, whole genome shotgun sequence genome, one window contains:
- the LOC124688606 gene encoding CASP-like protein 5A2 produces MRPSRPAVHPVEAPPPQTQGENADAAPVGVRMKDTQGGPGTPGGLGLRLVQVFFAAASLAAMASTNDFPSVTAFCYLVAAVILQCLWSLSLAIVDIYALLVKRSLRSLRAACIFSIGDLITGTLTLGAACASAGITVLIGNDLEMCAGNHCASFMTATAMAFVSWFALAPSCVLNFWSVASRL; encoded by the exons ATGCGGCCGAGCCGGCCGGCGGTGCACCCggtggaggcgccgccgccgcagacccAGGGGGAGAACGCGGATGCTGCACCGGTCGGGGTGCGGATGAAGGACACCCAGGGGGGGCCGGGGACGCCCGGCgggctcggcctccgcctcgtgCAGGTCTTCTTCGCGGCCGCCTCGCTCGCCGCCATGGCGTCCACCAACGACTTCCCTTCCGTTACCGCCTTCTG CTACCTCGTAGCAGCAGTAATTTTGCAATGCCTGTGGAGCCTTTCTCTAGCCATTGTGGACATCTATGCACTTCTCGTCAAACGTTCCTTGCGAAGTCTCCGAGCTGCTTGCATATTTTCCATTGGAGACTTG ATCACAGGGACGCTAACCTTGGGTGCAGCATGTGCATCGGCAGGCATCACCGTTCTCATTGGTAATGATCTGGAGATGTGCGCGGGTAATCACTGTGCAAGCTTTATGACTGCTACTGCAATGGCTTTCGTCAGCTGGTTTGCACTTGCACCGTCGTGTGTCTTGAACTTCTGGTCGGTGGCCTCCAGATTGTGA